A region from the Enterobacter roggenkampii genome encodes:
- a CDS encoding amino acid permease codes for MDTATNSSVIVNDSPAARRAGMSESEWREAIKFDSTDTGWVIMSIGMAIGAGIVFLPVQVGLMGLWVFLLSSIIGYPAMYLFQRLFINTLAESPECKDYPSVISGYLGKNWGILLGALYFVMLVIWMFVYSTAITNDSASYLHTFGVTDGLLSENPFYGLFLICILVAISSRGEKLLFKVSSLMVLTKLFVVAALGLSMIGLWHLANVGMLPPLGLLIKNAIITLPFTLTSILFIQTLSPMVISYRSREKSVEVARHKALRAMNIAFGVLFVTVFFYAVSFTLAMGHDEAVKAYEQNISALAIAAQFISGDGAGWVKIVSVILNIFAVMTAFFGVYLGFREATQGIVMNILRRKMPAERINENAVQRGIMLFAILLAWSAIVLNAPVLSFTSICSPIFGMVGCLIPAWLVYKVPALHKYKGVSLVIIVITGLLLCVSPFLAFS; via the coding sequence ATGGATACGGCAACAAACAGCAGTGTCATTGTGAATGATTCCCCCGCGGCAAGGCGGGCGGGAATGAGTGAAAGCGAGTGGCGAGAGGCGATCAAATTTGACAGCACCGACACGGGTTGGGTCATCATGAGTATTGGGATGGCTATTGGCGCGGGGATTGTTTTTCTCCCGGTACAAGTCGGATTAATGGGGCTGTGGGTCTTTTTGCTCTCGTCCATTATTGGTTATCCCGCCATGTATTTATTCCAACGGTTGTTTATTAACACGCTGGCAGAATCCCCGGAATGCAAAGACTATCCGAGCGTAATTAGCGGGTATTTGGGTAAGAACTGGGGAATTTTATTAGGTGCGCTCTATTTCGTGATGCTGGTGATCTGGATGTTTGTCTATTCCACGGCCATTACCAACGACAGCGCCTCGTATTTGCACACCTTCGGCGTGACCGACGGTTTGCTCTCGGAAAATCCGTTCTACGGTTTATTCCTGATTTGCATTCTGGTCGCGATTTCTTCACGCGGTGAAAAGCTGTTGTTTAAAGTTTCAAGCCTGATGGTGCTTACCAAGCTGTTTGTCGTTGCGGCGCTGGGGCTGTCAATGATTGGCCTCTGGCATTTAGCCAACGTGGGCATGCTGCCGCCGCTGGGATTGCTGATTAAAAATGCCATCATTACGCTGCCCTTTACCTTAACCTCCATTCTCTTTATTCAGACCCTGAGCCCGATGGTGATCTCGTACCGTTCACGTGAAAAATCGGTAGAGGTGGCGCGTCATAAGGCGCTCCGGGCAATGAACATTGCTTTTGGCGTCCTGTTTGTGACGGTCTTCTTCTATGCCGTCTCTTTCACCCTGGCGATGGGGCACGATGAGGCGGTCAAAGCCTACGAGCAGAATATCTCTGCCCTGGCGATTGCGGCGCAGTTTATCAGCGGCGACGGCGCGGGCTGGGTCAAAATCGTCAGCGTGATCCTCAATATCTTCGCCGTGATGACCGCATTCTTCGGCGTCTACCTCGGCTTCCGCGAGGCCACGCAGGGTATCGTCATGAACATCCTGCGCCGCAAAATGCCGGCAGAAAGAATCAATGAAAACGCCGTCCAGCGCGGGATTATGCTGTTCGCCATTCTGCTGGCCTGGAGCGCGATAGTCCTGAACGCGCCGGTGTTGAGCTTCACCTCCATTTGCAGCCCCATCTTCGGCATGGTGGGCTGCCTGATCCCGGCATGGCTGGTCTACAAGGTACCGGCGCTGCATAAATATAAAGGCGTATCGCTGGTGATTATTGTCATCACCGGACTGCTGCTTTGTGTTTCTCCTTTCCTCGCATTCTCCTGA
- a CDS encoding glutathione S-transferase family protein, translating into MGQLVDGVWQDVWYDTKSTGGRFKRSVSAFRNWLTADGAPGPSGEGGFAAEKDRYHLYVSLACPWAHRTLIVRKLKGLESFIPVSVVNPLMLENGWTFDSNFPAATGDDLYHHDFLYQLYLRADPHYTGRVTVPVLWDKKNQTIVSNESAEIIRMFNTAFDAHGARAGDYYPVELREKIDELNGWIYDNVNNGVYKAGFATSQEAYDEAVGKVFESLERLEQILGQHRYLTGDRLTEADIRLWTTLVRFDPVYVTHFKCDKHRISDYLNLHGFLRDIYQMPGIAETVDFDHIRTHYFRSHKTINPTGIISIGPWQDLDEPHGRDVRFG; encoded by the coding sequence ATGGGACAACTCGTAGACGGCGTCTGGCAGGATGTCTGGTATGACACCAAATCCACCGGAGGTCGCTTTAAGCGCTCTGTTTCGGCCTTCCGTAACTGGCTGACAGCCGACGGCGCTCCAGGCCCGAGCGGCGAAGGCGGCTTCGCGGCTGAGAAAGATCGTTATCATCTTTATGTTTCCCTCGCCTGCCCGTGGGCCCACCGCACGCTGATCGTACGCAAGCTTAAAGGTCTCGAATCCTTCATTCCGGTTTCCGTGGTCAACCCGCTGATGCTGGAAAACGGCTGGACGTTTGACAGTAATTTCCCAGCGGCGACCGGCGACGATCTTTATCACCACGATTTCCTCTACCAGCTCTATCTGCGCGCCGATCCGCACTACACCGGGCGCGTGACCGTGCCGGTGCTGTGGGACAAGAAAAACCAGACGATTGTCAGCAATGAGTCTGCGGAAATCATCCGCATGTTCAATACCGCGTTTGACGCGCACGGCGCCCGTGCCGGAGATTACTATCCGGTGGAGCTGCGCGAGAAAATTGATGAACTGAACGGCTGGATTTACGACAACGTCAATAACGGTGTCTATAAGGCCGGTTTCGCCACCAGCCAGGAAGCGTATGACGAAGCGGTCGGAAAGGTGTTTGAATCGCTGGAACGCCTGGAACAGATCCTGGGCCAGCATCGCTACCTGACGGGCGATCGCCTGACGGAAGCGGACATTCGCCTGTGGACCACGCTGGTTCGCTTTGATCCGGTCTATGTCACCCACTTTAAGTGCGACAAGCACCGCATCAGCGACTACCTGAACCTGCATGGTTTCCTGCGCGACATCTACCAGATGCCGGGCATCGCGGAGACGGTCGACTTCGACCATATTCGCACCCACTATTTCCGCAGCCACAAGACCATCAACCCGACGGGTATTATCTCCATCGGTCCGTGGCAGGATCTGGATGAACCGCACGGGCGCGACGTCCGTTTTGGATAA
- a CDS encoding VRR-NUC domain-containing protein, giving the protein MELPDLPTSPDSPDIPLVKNNQPWDCTTTGVEMVEKQSQLPTENNRQYLHIKVEYAMRFPRLSAKVRRNGKSYQMSLKQLMMSGLIRADEIAAKYYWWYKAEVPFDIRPTPPRPYLSSTQTGPGRRHTTNPFPEPGKGIYRRPDVIIVKNRKDRWPGLAGADTEGNMHADNLERLVEVKFPEDELGRNQYGDYMKIVGGPGNEERMTILEIHECRPLEQQWSDQVVNVTLQNWLKSGAKYWPLFLYPPIFTPRPPDTPVPARIQPWTHAGDAVADLSEGAIRGIAEGWNALSKDMQQKLQRVAGWLNDSGEWVYSQGSQAWCWASRTGRAAASWTDAQLRAAWREIQQATDMTLEMLNQVDWVQVLTDAAIAIGVILVAVGVGVLVVTLGIPEAIIGAFLLIVRLAISAWGTLAAILGAGTTVAVAP; this is encoded by the coding sequence ATGGAACTACCGGATTTACCCACATCGCCTGATTCACCCGACATCCCTTTGGTTAAAAACAACCAGCCGTGGGACTGTACCACCACCGGCGTCGAGATGGTGGAAAAGCAGTCGCAGCTGCCGACGGAGAACAACCGTCAGTATCTGCATATCAAGGTGGAATATGCGATGCGTTTTCCTCGCCTGTCGGCAAAAGTTCGTCGTAACGGCAAAAGCTATCAGATGAGCCTGAAGCAGCTAATGATGAGCGGGCTTATCCGCGCAGATGAAATCGCGGCAAAATATTACTGGTGGTATAAAGCGGAAGTGCCATTTGATATCCGTCCCACGCCGCCCCGCCCTTATCTCAGCAGCACGCAGACAGGGCCGGGCAGGCGGCATACCACCAACCCTTTTCCCGAACCGGGAAAAGGCATTTATCGCCGTCCGGACGTGATCATTGTGAAGAACAGGAAGGACCGCTGGCCGGGGCTGGCCGGAGCGGATACCGAAGGCAATATGCACGCCGATAATCTCGAGCGGCTGGTTGAGGTGAAGTTTCCGGAGGATGAGCTTGGACGAAACCAATATGGCGATTATATGAAAATTGTTGGTGGACCAGGCAATGAAGAGCGAATGACTATCCTGGAGATCCACGAATGCCGCCCGCTGGAGCAGCAGTGGAGCGATCAGGTGGTCAACGTGACGTTACAGAACTGGCTGAAAAGCGGGGCGAAATACTGGCCGCTGTTTCTCTATCCGCCCATTTTTACCCCGCGTCCGCCAGATACGCCTGTGCCTGCCAGGATCCAGCCGTGGACCCACGCAGGCGATGCCGTCGCCGATCTCAGCGAAGGGGCGATTCGCGGCATCGCTGAAGGCTGGAATGCGCTGTCAAAAGATATGCAGCAGAAGCTTCAGCGCGTCGCGGGCTGGCTGAACGACAGCGGCGAGTGGGTCTATTCGCAGGGCAGCCAGGCATGGTGCTGGGCCAGCCGAACCGGCCGTGCGGCGGCCTCCTGGACGGATGCGCAGCTGCGCGCCGCCTGGCGGGAGATCCAGCAGGCGACGGATATGACGCTGGAGATGTTAAACCAAGTGGACTGGGTGCAGGTGCTGACCGATGCGGCTATCGCCATAGGGGTCATTCTGGTGGCGGTCGGCGTCGGGGTGCTGGTAGTGACGCTTGGCATTCCTGAAGCCATTATCGGCGCGTTTTTACTAATTGTACGCCTGGCGATAAGCGCCTGGGGGACGCTGGCGGCGATCCTCGGCGCAGGAACCACCGTGGCGGTAGCCCCGTAA
- a CDS encoding DoxX family protein encodes MKKLEDVGVLVARILMPILFIVAGWGKITGYAGTQQYMEAMGVPGFLLPLTILLEFGGGLAVLFGFLTRTTALFTAGFTLLTAFIFHSNFAEGVNSLMFMKNLTIAGGFLLLAVTGPGAYSIDRVLNKKW; translated from the coding sequence ATGAAAAAATTAGAAGATGTTGGTGTACTGGTCGCGCGTATTCTGATGCCAATTCTGTTCATCGTGGCAGGTTGGGGAAAAATCACCGGTTATGCGGGTACCCAGCAGTATATGGAAGCCATGGGCGTTCCGGGGTTCCTGTTGCCACTGACCATTCTTCTTGAGTTCGGCGGCGGCCTGGCAGTGCTGTTCGGCTTCCTGACCCGTACCACCGCGCTGTTTACCGCAGGCTTCACCCTGCTGACCGCGTTCATCTTCCACAGCAACTTTGCGGAAGGCGTGAACTCACTGATGTTCATGAAAAACCTTACCATCGCGGGTGGCTTCCTGCTGCTGGCCGTCACTGGCCCGGGCGCATACAGCATCGACCGCGTTCTGAATAAGAAATGGTAA
- a CDS encoding DUF805 domain-containing protein, translated as MDWYLKVLRNYIGFGGRARRKEYWMFVLVNFILIMVLGIVDKILGWERAGGEGVLTTIYGLLVLLPSWAVLFRRLHDTDRSAWWLLLLLIPIVGWIVILIFNCQSGTPGENRFGPDPKIVA; from the coding sequence ATGGACTGGTATTTAAAAGTACTGCGCAACTACATTGGATTTGGTGGCCGCGCCCGCCGCAAAGAGTACTGGATGTTCGTTCTGGTGAACTTCATCCTCATCATGGTGCTGGGTATTGTGGATAAAATTCTTGGCTGGGAGCGGGCTGGCGGTGAGGGCGTACTGACCACCATTTATGGCCTGTTAGTCCTGCTGCCATCGTGGGCGGTATTGTTCCGTCGGCTGCACGACACCGATCGTTCGGCGTGGTGGTTATTGCTGCTGTTGATCCCGATCGTGGGCTGGATCGTGATTCTTATCTTCAACTGCCAGAGCGGCACCCCAGGTGAAAACCGCTTTGGTCCGGATCCTAAGATCGTCGCGTAA
- a CDS encoding pirin family protein, whose translation MITTRTAKQCGQADFGWLQARYTFSFGHYFDPKLLGYASLRVLNQEVLAPGASFQPRTYPKVDILNLILEGEAEYRDSEGNHVQAKAGEALLISTQPGISYSEHNLSKDKTLTRMQLWLDACPERENPLVQKLDLTGDKQQLIASPDGSKESLQLRQQVWLHHIELKKGEQASFQLHGPRAYLQSIHGTVHAVTHAEQKEALTCGDGAFIRDEANITLVADTPLRALLIDLPV comes from the coding sequence ATGATTACGACAAGAACAGCTAAACAGTGCGGACAAGCCGATTTCGGTTGGCTGCAGGCCCGCTACACCTTTTCCTTTGGACACTACTTTGACCCTAAACTCCTCGGTTACGCTTCACTGCGCGTGTTGAACCAGGAAGTGCTCGCCCCGGGCGCCTCCTTCCAGCCGCGTACGTACCCGAAAGTCGATATCCTGAACCTGATCCTGGAAGGCGAGGCAGAATACCGCGATAGCGAGGGCAATCATGTCCAGGCAAAGGCTGGCGAAGCGCTGTTAATTTCCACGCAGCCGGGCATCAGCTACAGCGAGCATAACCTCAGCAAAGACAAAACGCTGACCCGCATGCAGCTGTGGCTCGACGCCTGCCCTGAGCGGGAAAATCCGCTGGTACAGAAGTTAGATTTAACGGGCGATAAGCAACAGCTGATTGCATCCCCTGATGGCAGTAAAGAGAGCCTGCAGCTGCGTCAGCAGGTGTGGCTGCACCATATCGAGCTGAAGAAAGGTGAGCAGGCAAGCTTCCAGCTTCACGGCCCGCGCGCCTATCTGCAGTCGATTCACGGTACGGTGCATGCGGTGACGCACGCGGAACAGAAAGAGGCGCTCACCTGCGGCGACGGCGCGTTTATTCGTGATGAAGCGAATATTACCCTGGTGGCGGATACGCCGCTGCGCGCGCTGCTGATTGATTTGCCGGTTTAA
- the yhaJ gene encoding DNA-binding transcriptional regulator YhaJ yields the protein MAKERALTLEALRVMDAIDRRGSFAAAADELGRVPSALSYTMQKLEEELDVVLFDRSGHRTKFTNVGRMLLERGRVLLEAADKLTTDAEALARGWETHLTLVTEALVPTEALFPLVDRLAAKANTQLSIITEVLAGAWERLETGRADIVIAPDMHFRSSSEINSRKLYSVMNVYVAAPNHPIHQEPEPLSEVTRVKYRGVAVADTARERPVLTVQLLDKQPRLTVTSLEDKRQALLAGLGVATMPYPFVEKDIAEGRLRVVSPEYTSEVDIIMAWRRDSMGEAKSWCLREIPKLFAHHNK from the coding sequence ATGGCTAAAGAGAGAGCATTGACGCTTGAGGCGCTTCGCGTCATGGACGCGATTGACCGGCGCGGCAGTTTTGCGGCGGCGGCCGATGAACTGGGGCGCGTTCCGTCTGCGCTGAGCTACACCATGCAGAAGCTGGAGGAAGAGCTGGACGTGGTGCTTTTTGACCGCTCCGGTCATCGAACAAAATTCACCAACGTGGGCCGAATGCTGCTGGAGCGCGGCCGCGTGCTGCTGGAAGCGGCTGATAAGCTGACGACTGACGCCGAAGCGCTGGCGCGCGGTTGGGAAACCCATCTAACGCTCGTGACCGAAGCGCTGGTGCCGACCGAAGCGCTGTTTCCGCTGGTGGACCGCCTGGCGGCGAAGGCCAATACGCAGCTGTCGATCATCACCGAGGTGCTGGCAGGGGCGTGGGAGCGCCTGGAGACGGGCAGGGCAGATATCGTTATTGCGCCGGACATGCACTTCCGTTCCTCATCGGAAATCAACTCGCGCAAGCTCTACAGCGTCATGAACGTCTACGTTGCCGCCCCCAACCATCCGATTCACCAGGAGCCGGAGCCGCTCTCTGAAGTGACGCGCGTGAAATATCGCGGCGTGGCGGTCGCGGATACCGCGCGCGAGCGTCCGGTGCTGACGGTGCAGCTGCTGGATAAACAGCCACGTCTGACGGTGACCTCACTGGAAGACAAACGGCAGGCGCTGCTGGCCGGTCTGGGCGTGGCGACGATGCCGTACCCGTTTGTGGAGAAAGATATTGCGGAAGGGCGGCTGCGGGTCGTGAGTCCGGAGTACACCAGCGAAGTGGATATCATTATGGCGTGGCGTCGCGACAGCATGGGCGAAGCCAAATCATGGTGCCTGCGCGAAATACCCAAACTCTTCGCCCACCACAATAAATAA
- a CDS encoding Spy/CpxP family protein refolding chaperone, whose translation MMKMTRIALAAASLVVCSFTAQAANVEAAPSPSQDPLVQHLKLSNEQVKKIEDLHKQLEQNVSRIPMTGVKDGALIDMFQAGKWDESTVKSQLSAFSKIEEQTRYYRAKYYFDVSQVLTPEQRKQIRTDMANALAE comes from the coding sequence ATGATGAAAATGACCCGCATTGCGTTGGCTGCTGCTTCACTGGTGGTGTGCAGTTTTACGGCGCAGGCCGCGAACGTTGAGGCTGCCCCGTCACCGTCCCAGGATCCTCTGGTACAACACCTGAAGCTCAGCAATGAGCAGGTGAAAAAGATTGAAGATCTGCATAAGCAGCTGGAACAAAATGTCAGCAGGATCCCGATGACGGGCGTGAAGGACGGCGCGCTGATCGACATGTTCCAGGCGGGCAAATGGGACGAAAGCACGGTGAAAAGCCAGCTTAGTGCATTCAGCAAAATTGAAGAGCAGACCCGCTATTACCGCGCGAAATATTACTTCGACGTCAGTCAGGTATTGACGCCGGAACAGCGCAAACAGATTAGAACGGATATGGCTAACGCGCTGGCTGAGTGA
- a CDS encoding DUF3396 domain-containing protein, which produces MLKDLELNYIEKWLPEASVKYKDGSPAVNLGLIITVFFKNGHTPDVRRKMVECVDRYYGEFKPCLRKTLSVKKWTKITENNYARQRQVILDSTPEEIFDWVLSSASESYLAPDYEILIMGERVFHNENNRSVIKLVFPLSLLKEPDGKERYENWLLWLCNTFDVESGYSGMSFVLPYAFERMFPYEYALAQRFSGVMVDSIGTLEGGAAVIGLKGACWYTILGNPWLEKLVGENDVARRLANTPEISLLSYNNGVILKAGELPPGLGEMKKEGLPPLLVKINQIIRPVRYDEPRSLHFYSSYENHQFNKESTMKWYRRFDEASALLDSEEPETSSEPVRITRWTDENALHAGQWAAIVNGTTEYIQTREGQKMPAFEDKHGKKHRARWSLLKRDDQGSVFVIPE; this is translated from the coding sequence ATGTTAAAGGATCTCGAACTGAACTATATCGAAAAATGGCTGCCGGAAGCATCGGTGAAATATAAGGACGGCAGCCCGGCGGTGAACCTCGGGCTGATTATCACCGTGTTCTTTAAAAACGGCCATACGCCGGATGTCCGCCGTAAAATGGTAGAGTGTGTCGATCGTTATTACGGTGAATTTAAGCCCTGTCTCAGGAAGACGCTGTCGGTCAAGAAATGGACCAAAATCACCGAAAACAATTATGCCAGACAGCGGCAGGTCATTCTTGACTCAACGCCGGAGGAAATTTTTGACTGGGTGCTGAGCTCTGCATCTGAATCTTACTTAGCCCCTGACTATGAAATTCTTATCATGGGGGAAAGAGTGTTTCACAATGAAAATAACCGGTCCGTTATTAAGCTGGTCTTCCCCCTTTCCCTGCTGAAAGAGCCGGACGGTAAGGAACGCTATGAAAACTGGCTGCTGTGGCTGTGCAACACCTTTGATGTGGAAAGCGGCTATTCAGGAATGTCGTTCGTTCTGCCCTACGCTTTTGAGCGCATGTTTCCGTATGAATATGCCCTGGCGCAGCGTTTTTCCGGCGTGATGGTGGACTCCATTGGAACGCTTGAAGGGGGCGCAGCCGTCATTGGCCTGAAAGGTGCCTGCTGGTACACCATTCTGGGCAATCCGTGGCTGGAAAAGCTCGTCGGAGAAAATGACGTCGCACGACGTCTGGCGAATACACCGGAAATCAGCCTGCTCTCTTATAACAATGGTGTAATTCTAAAAGCCGGTGAGCTTCCTCCGGGCCTGGGAGAGATGAAAAAAGAAGGCCTTCCTCCGTTACTTGTGAAGATTAATCAAATCATCAGGCCGGTTCGCTATGATGAACCCCGCTCGCTACATTTTTACTCGTCCTATGAGAACCACCAGTTTAATAAAGAATCGACCATGAAGTGGTACCGGCGCTTCGATGAGGCCAGCGCCCTGCTGGACAGCGAGGAGCCTGAAACCTCATCTGAACCGGTACGCATTACCCGCTGGACCGATGAAAACGCCCTGCACGCCGGGCAGTGGGCCGCCATCGTTAACGGCACAACGGAGTATATTCAGACCCGGGAAGGGCAGAAGATGCCCGCCTTTGAGGATAAACACGGCAAAAAACACCGCGCCCGCTGGTCACTGCTTAAGCGTGACGACCAGGGCAGTGTATTTGTTATTCCGGAATAA
- a CDS encoding serine dehydratase subunit alpha family protein — translation MSEQTHPLWNQFIRAVQEEVKPALGCTEPVSLALACAIAADLLPGEVTRIEAWVSPNLMKNGLGVTVPGTGMVGLPIAAALGAIGGNAHAGLEVLKDATADALVRAKALLEAGQVQVKLQEPCDEILYSRACVYAGELSAMVTIAGGHTRVVEVVCQGETRFTLDKPVTEVDDNPLAVLSHATLSQILEFVEQVPFEAIRFILEAGQLNDALSREGLSGKWGLHIGATLEKQRSRGWLAQDLGSDIVIRTSAASDARMGGATLPAMSNSGSGNQGITATMPVVVVAEHLQAGDERLARALMLSHLSAIYIHYQLPRLSALCAATTAAMGAAAGMAWLMGGRYQTIAMAIGSMIGDVSGMICDGASNSCAMKVSTSVSSAWKAVMMALDESGVTGNEGIVAHDVEQSIANLCALACRSMQATDRQIIEIMASKV, via the coding sequence ATGTCTGAGCAAACTCATCCTTTATGGAATCAATTTATTCGCGCGGTGCAGGAAGAAGTGAAGCCTGCCCTTGGGTGTACCGAACCCGTCTCTCTGGCACTGGCCTGTGCGATTGCCGCAGACCTTCTGCCGGGGGAGGTCACACGGATTGAGGCGTGGGTCTCGCCGAACCTGATGAAAAACGGGCTGGGCGTGACGGTGCCGGGTACCGGCATGGTCGGGTTACCGATTGCGGCGGCGCTGGGCGCAATTGGCGGTAATGCGCACGCCGGACTGGAGGTGTTGAAAGATGCCACAGCCGATGCACTGGTCCGCGCCAAAGCCCTGCTTGAGGCAGGGCAAGTGCAGGTAAAACTGCAGGAGCCCTGCGATGAGATCCTCTATTCCCGCGCCTGCGTTTATGCCGGGGAACTCTCGGCAATGGTGACCATCGCGGGCGGGCATACCCGGGTGGTGGAAGTGGTTTGCCAGGGGGAAACGCGCTTTACGCTGGATAAGCCCGTGACCGAGGTGGATGACAACCCGCTGGCAGTACTGTCGCACGCTACGCTGTCGCAGATCCTGGAATTTGTCGAGCAGGTGCCGTTTGAGGCCATTCGCTTCATCCTGGAAGCAGGGCAACTGAACGATGCGCTCTCCCGCGAAGGGCTCAGCGGGAAGTGGGGGCTGCATATTGGCGCAACGCTTGAGAAGCAGCGCTCGCGCGGATGGCTGGCGCAGGATCTGGGTTCAGACATTGTTATTCGCACCAGCGCCGCCTCGGATGCCCGGATGGGGGGCGCAACGCTGCCGGCGATGAGCAATTCGGGCTCCGGTAACCAGGGGATCACCGCCACCATGCCCGTCGTTGTTGTGGCTGAGCACCTTCAGGCCGGTGACGAACGGCTGGCGCGGGCGCTGATGCTGTCGCATCTGTCGGCGATCTATATCCATTATCAGCTTCCGCGCCTGTCCGCACTGTGTGCGGCGACAACGGCGGCGATGGGCGCTGCGGCGGGCATGGCGTGGCTGATGGGTGGCCGTTACCAGACCATCGCAATGGCGATCGGCAGTATGATCGGTGACGTCAGCGGGATGATCTGCGACGGGGCGTCAAACAGCTGCGCCATGAAGGTCTCCACCAGCGTCAGTAGCGCCTGGAAAGCGGTGATGATGGCGCTGGATGAGTCGGGCGTGACGGGCAACGAGGGAATTGTCGCGCACGATGTGGAGCAGTCGATCGCGAACCTGTGCGCACTGGCGTGCCGCTCGATGCAGGCAACGGACCGGCAGATTATTGAGATCATGGCGAGTAAGGTGTAG
- a CDS encoding DUF3396 domain-containing protein — MELSYIEKWLPEASVKYKDGSPAVNLGLIITVFFKNGHTPEVRRKMVECVDRYYGEFKPFLRKTLPVKKWTRITENNYARQKQAILNSTPEEIFDWVLSSATESYLAPAYEILIMGKRIFHNENDRSVIKLVFPLSLLKEPDGKERYETWLLWLCNTFEVESGYAGLSFILPYAFERMFPYEYALAQRFSGVMVDSLGTLEGGEAVIGLKGACWYTILGTPWLERLGGDDAVSRRLAKTPEISLLSYNNGVIMKAGELPPPLGEKQTEGLPQLLVKINQIILPVRYDGHKGLHFYSEYENHQFDEEYSMKWFARFDEASALLE; from the coding sequence ATGGAACTCAGTTATATCGAAAAATGGCTGCCGGAAGCATCGGTGAAATATAAGGACGGTAGCCCGGCAGTGAACCTCGGGCTGATAATCACCGTGTTCTTTAAAAACGGCCATACGCCGGAAGTTCGCCGAAAAATGGTGGAGTGTGTGGATCGTTATTACGGTGAATTTAAGCCGTTTCTCAGGAAAACGCTGCCGGTAAAGAAATGGACCAGAATCACCGAAAACAATTATGCCAGACAGAAGCAGGCTATTCTAAACTCCACGCCTGAGGAAATTTTTGACTGGGTGCTAAGTTCTGCAACTGAGTCATATCTGGCACCGGCTTACGAAATTCTTATCATGGGGAAACGAATATTCCATAACGAAAATGATCGCTCAGTTATAAAACTCGTTTTCCCCCTTTCCCTGCTGAAAGAGCCGGACGGTAAGGAACGGTATGAAACCTGGCTGCTGTGGCTGTGCAATACCTTCGAAGTGGAAAGCGGCTATGCGGGCCTTTCGTTCATCCTACCCTACGCCTTTGAACGGATGTTCCCTTATGAATATGCCCTGGCGCAGCGTTTTTCCGGCGTGATGGTAGACTCTCTGGGTACCCTGGAAGGCGGGGAGGCGGTCATTGGCCTGAAAGGTGCCTGCTGGTACACCATCCTGGGTACGCCCTGGCTGGAAAGGCTCGGCGGAGACGATGCCGTCTCTCGGCGTCTTGCGAAAACACCGGAAATCAGCCTGCTCTCCTATAACAACGGTGTGATTATGAAAGCCGGTGAGTTACCTCCACCACTTGGCGAAAAGCAAACGGAAGGTCTTCCTCAATTACTGGTAAAAATAAACCAGATTATTCTCCCTGTTCGTTATGACGGCCATAAAGGGCTCCATTTCTATTCCGAATACGAAAACCACCAGTTTGATGAAGAATACTCCATGAAGTGGTTTGCCCGCTTCGATGAGGCCAGCGCCCTGCTGGAATGA